From a single Nicotiana tabacum cultivar K326 chromosome 8, ASM71507v2, whole genome shotgun sequence genomic region:
- the LOC142163348 gene encoding uncharacterized protein LOC142163348, with protein MAKRFFAINQISFSKNDLPPEGAAHNKALHLTVKCEGYYVKRVMLDGGSRVDICPLSTLQHMEIGTERIRPNNVSVRAFDGIKRDTIGEVDLILTIGPVDFEVTFQVLDMDISYNFLLGRPWIHAMGDIPSTLHQMVKFEHEDQEIVVHGEDEQSIYRDPSVPCLEARERAST; from the coding sequence ATGGCCAAAAGATTTTTTGCAATCAACCAGATCTCTTTCAGCAAAAATGACTTGCCCCCAGAAGGGGCCGCACATAACAAAGCTCTACACCTGACAGTCAAATGTGAAGGGTACTACgtgaaaagggttatgttggaCGGAGGCTCTAGGGTAGACATTTGCCCACTCTCAACTCTGCAACATATGGAAATCGGTACcgaaagaatccgacccaacaacgtctcTGTACGTGCCTTTGATGGTATCaaaagggacacaattggagaGGTTGATCTGATTCTGACCATCGGCCCAGTAGACTTTGAAGTAACCTTTCAGGTTCTAGACATGGACATATCCTACAACTTTCTTTTGGGGAGGCCGTGGATCCATGCAATGGGGGATATACCctctactcttcaccagatggtgaagttcgagcacGAGGATCAAGAGATTGTGGTCCACGGggaagatgagcaatcaatttatcgGGACCCGTCAGTCCCGTGTCTTGAAGCAAGAGAGAGAGCGAGCACATAG